From one Sulfuricurvum sp. IAE1 genomic stretch:
- the guaA gene encoding glutamine-hydrolyzing GMP synthase, with protein sequence MKDVSIIVLDFGSQYTQLIARRLREDKIYCEVLPYRTNAETIKAKNPKGIILSGGPSSVYNKDAYEVDREVYKLGIPVLGICYGMQRIAVDFGGSVVRSDHHEYGKAELYIDMEKNSPLFDSCENERIVWMSHSDKVDVLPEGFSPIAHSANSPYAAIADESRRIYAMQYHPEVNHSEEGYLMLRNFARKICGITEKWDMGHFLKEQIIKIRERVGDGKVLCALSGGVDSSVVAALLYEAIGDQLIPVFVDNGVLRKGEKESVENIFKVHLKVPLVVADASEIFLSKLAGVTDPETKRKIIGHTFIEVFEAEAKKHSGIKFLAQGTLYPDVIESISPNGASVTIKSHHNVGGLPDWMDFELIEPLRDLFKDEVRKLGLELGLPESLVYRHPFPGPGLAIRIMGEVNKTDLDILREADVILLDELKASGYYTRTWQAFAVLLNVKSVGVMGDNRTYDNTVCVRVVEAVDGMTATFAHLPHDLLERISRRIINEVEGINRVVYDISSKPPATIEWE encoded by the coding sequence GTGAAAGACGTCAGTATCATCGTCCTTGACTTTGGATCACAGTATACGCAACTGATTGCCCGCCGTCTGCGTGAAGACAAAATCTACTGCGAAGTTCTCCCTTACCGGACGAACGCAGAAACGATCAAAGCAAAAAATCCAAAAGGGATCATCCTCAGCGGCGGTCCTTCATCGGTTTATAACAAAGACGCCTACGAAGTGGACCGGGAGGTCTACAAACTGGGAATCCCCGTCCTGGGCATCTGCTACGGGATGCAGCGTATCGCTGTCGATTTCGGCGGTTCGGTCGTCCGCAGCGATCATCACGAGTACGGTAAAGCGGAGCTCTACATCGATATGGAAAAAAACTCCCCGCTTTTCGACAGCTGCGAAAACGAGCGGATCGTGTGGATGAGCCATTCGGACAAAGTCGACGTCCTTCCCGAAGGGTTTTCGCCGATCGCCCATTCGGCCAACTCCCCGTATGCGGCCATCGCCGACGAGTCGCGCCGTATTTACGCGATGCAGTATCACCCCGAAGTGAACCATTCCGAAGAGGGGTACCTGATGCTTCGCAATTTTGCGCGCAAAATCTGCGGCATCACCGAAAAATGGGACATGGGCCATTTCCTCAAAGAACAGATCATCAAAATCCGTGAACGGGTAGGGGACGGAAAAGTTCTTTGCGCCCTCAGCGGCGGGGTTGATTCTTCGGTCGTTGCGGCGCTGCTTTACGAAGCGATCGGCGATCAGCTGATTCCCGTGTTCGTCGATAACGGCGTACTGCGCAAAGGGGAGAAAGAGTCGGTTGAAAACATTTTCAAAGTCCACCTCAAAGTCCCTCTCGTCGTCGCCGACGCTTCGGAGATTTTCCTCTCCAAGCTTGCCGGAGTGACCGATCCCGAGACGAAACGCAAAATTATCGGACATACGTTTATCGAGGTGTTCGAAGCGGAAGCGAAAAAACACTCAGGGATCAAATTCCTTGCGCAGGGGACTCTTTATCCCGACGTGATCGAATCGATCTCCCCCAACGGTGCTTCGGTGACGATCAAGAGCCACCACAACGTCGGGGGGCTTCCCGACTGGATGGATTTCGAGCTGATCGAGCCGCTGCGCGACCTTTTCAAAGACGAAGTGCGCAAACTGGGCCTTGAACTGGGCCTCCCGGAATCGCTTGTCTACCGTCATCCGTTCCCGGGGCCGGGTCTGGCGATCCGTATCATGGGGGAAGTTAACAAAACCGATCTGGATATTCTCCGCGAAGCCGACGTCATCTTGCTTGATGAACTCAAAGCAAGCGGGTATTACACCCGTACATGGCAGGCATTCGCCGTATTGCTGAACGTCAAAAGCGTCGGCGTCATGGGAGATAACCGTACCTATGACAATACCGTGTGTGTTCGCGTCGTCGAAGCGGTAGACGGCATGACGGCCACTTTCGCCCATCTGCCGCACGATCTGCTTGAGCGGATCAGCCGCCGCATCATCAACGAAGTCGAAGGGATCAACCGCGTCGTGTACGACATCAGCTCCAAACCGCCCGCTACCATCGAGTGGGAATAA
- a CDS encoding uroporphyrinogen-III synthase: MRPVFLVSKTPYPGVIHIPVLSIRFLTPPIDFSQYDGIVFTSKQGIEALHNYDVEWKELQCVCVSEPTAEHARRAGVANVVAGNGYGESLPDVLGRFGTRKRWIYLRPETVASDWAEHARNEKGISVDEAIVYETVCNADSGGIEVPEDAVLVFTSPSSVRCYLERYALLDTHTVVAIGTTTEKSLPKGIAARTSAETSVSSAVKLACEIAGADKK, from the coding sequence GTGCGCCCCGTTTTTCTTGTCTCCAAAACCCCTTATCCGGGGGTTATCCATATACCCGTTCTCTCCATCCGTTTTTTAACGCCGCCCATCGATTTTTCTCAATATGACGGAATCGTATTCACGTCCAAGCAGGGAATTGAAGCGCTCCATAACTACGATGTTGAGTGGAAAGAACTGCAATGCGTCTGCGTCTCCGAACCCACTGCCGAGCACGCACGGCGCGCCGGTGTGGCGAACGTCGTTGCAGGGAACGGCTACGGCGAAAGTCTGCCCGATGTGCTGGGCCGTTTCGGAACACGGAAGCGTTGGATCTATCTGCGTCCTGAAACGGTTGCCTCCGATTGGGCCGAACACGCGCGAAACGAAAAAGGGATTTCGGTGGATGAAGCAATCGTGTACGAGACGGTCTGCAACGCCGACTCCGGAGGAATCGAGGTCCCGGAGGATGCGGTATTGGTGTTCACCTCCCCCTCCTCGGTCCGGTGTTATCTGGAGCGGTACGCACTTTTGGATACCCATACCGTCGTGGCGATCGGAACGACGACCGAAAAATCGCTGCCGAAGGGGATCGCTGCGCGTACGAGTGCCGAAACCAGTGTGTCATCTGCCGTTAAACTGGCCTGTGAAATTGCCGGAGCGGACAAAAAATAA
- the purD gene encoding phosphoribosylamine--glycine ligase, translating into MRVMVIGSGGREFAIGRVLKQDPAVSKLYFAPGNGATPMLGENVSIKDYHELAQFALDNGIDLTIVGPEGPLSEGVVDVFKSKGLVIFGPSKAAAQLEGSKVYMKNFLAKNNIPTARYIETDHIGDAFKFIESLNAPIVVKADGLCAGKGVIIAMSHEEAKVAVSEMLSGKAFGDAGKRVVVEEFLDGYELSMFALCDGKDFILLPAAQDHKRLLDNDEGPNTGGMGAYAPTPLVDEVIYEKVKERIIRPTLKGMQEEGAPFEGVLFIGLMIVGGEPLTLEFNVRFGDPECEILMPLLKTPASELFYKAATKQLDTLNVEFHDKYAVGVVMASRDYPYANSEPAEIIVDEIHHDEIAENTHIAYAGVSAEEGKLYATGGRVLVCVGVGDSIKQARDRAYMLCGQVHYAGKKLRTDIAYQALR; encoded by the coding sequence ATGCGCGTAATGGTTATCGGTAGCGGCGGACGGGAGTTTGCCATCGGTAGAGTCCTAAAACAGGATCCTGCAGTGTCGAAACTCTATTTTGCCCCGGGTAACGGTGCGACGCCGATGCTCGGCGAAAACGTGTCGATCAAAGACTATCACGAACTGGCGCAGTTTGCCCTCGATAACGGAATCGATCTGACGATCGTCGGTCCCGAAGGGCCGCTTAGCGAGGGAGTGGTGGATGTCTTCAAGTCCAAGGGACTGGTCATTTTCGGACCCTCGAAAGCCGCGGCGCAGCTTGAAGGCTCCAAAGTGTACATGAAGAACTTTTTGGCCAAGAACAACATCCCGACCGCACGCTATATCGAAACCGACCATATCGGAGACGCCTTCAAATTCATCGAATCGCTGAACGCGCCGATCGTTGTCAAAGCCGACGGGTTGTGTGCCGGAAAAGGGGTCATTATCGCGATGAGCCATGAGGAAGCGAAGGTTGCCGTTTCGGAGATGCTCAGCGGGAAAGCATTCGGTGATGCCGGTAAACGGGTCGTTGTCGAAGAGTTTCTCGACGGCTACGAACTCTCGATGTTCGCGCTGTGTGACGGTAAAGACTTCATCCTTCTTCCGGCGGCACAGGACCATAAACGCCTTCTGGACAATGACGAAGGGCCTAATACCGGCGGGATGGGAGCATACGCTCCGACACCGCTTGTGGACGAAGTGATCTATGAGAAAGTAAAAGAGCGGATTATTCGTCCGACCCTCAAAGGGATGCAGGAAGAGGGAGCTCCGTTCGAAGGGGTTTTGTTCATCGGACTGATGATTGTGGGCGGTGAGCCGCTGACGCTGGAATTCAACGTCCGTTTCGGCGACCCGGAGTGTGAAATCCTGATGCCGCTGCTCAAAACGCCTGCAAGCGAACTGTTTTACAAAGCGGCGACCAAACAGCTCGATACCCTGAACGTCGAGTTCCATGACAAATATGCCGTCGGTGTCGTGATGGCGAGCCGCGACTACCCTTATGCCAATTCAGAACCCGCTGAAATCATCGTAGACGAAATTCACCACGATGAGATTGCCGAAAATACCCATATCGCGTATGCCGGGGTGAGCGCGGAAGAGGGGAAACTCTACGCGACCGGCGGACGGGTGCTGGTGTGTGTCGGCGTCGGCGACAGCATCAAACAAGCCCGCGACCGTGCCTATATGCTGTGCGGACAAGTCCATTATGCGGGGAAAAAGCTCCGCACCGATATCGCATACCAAGCGCTGCGCTGA
- a CDS encoding RDD family protein: MDEQLDTLLERERLEPASLRQRAAAFGIDEILLSVLMFVILWDAISAAETVEQMIALTNSFLLEFMAIKIVYHTFFTMQYGASLGKIVMKIRVIELSTLSNPGFLSAFNRSVFRVVSEVLFYLGFIWAMLDPYRRSWHDRTARTLVINA; the protein is encoded by the coding sequence ATGGACGAACAACTCGATACGCTGCTGGAGCGCGAACGGCTCGAACCCGCTTCCCTACGCCAGCGGGCTGCGGCGTTCGGGATCGATGAGATACTTTTGTCGGTATTGATGTTCGTCATTTTATGGGATGCGATTTCCGCCGCCGAAACGGTCGAGCAGATGATCGCACTCACCAACAGCTTTCTTCTCGAGTTTATGGCGATCAAAATCGTCTACCATACTTTTTTTACGATGCAATACGGCGCGAGCCTTGGGAAAATCGTGATGAAAATCCGTGTCATCGAACTCTCCACCCTGTCGAATCCGGGCTTTTTGAGCGCGTTCAACCGGAGTGTTTTCCGGGTTGTGAGCGAAGTGCTTTTTTATCTGGGATTCATCTGGGCAATGCTCGATCCCTATCGCCGAAGCTGGCACGACCGCACGGCGCGTACATTGGTGATCAATGCGTAA
- a CDS encoding LPS-assembly protein LptD, whose product MRNFGWISLVASTLLLGSDRVELVGTHADMNGSTAYAGGNPVMLYQDQIMSAEEMVYDKNTTVVEAKGSVNVFKANQYHIISDYARYNLTTDKRYSKPYYMLDQASGNWLSTEEAEACENEIDLSSGAVSGCESTDPLWKIRFSSANYDTEAMWLNLFNARLVINDVPVFYLPYFGYPTDRTRRSGLLIPSFGWSNSEGFYYQQPIYLAPHNWWDLELRPQIRTSRGEGMYADFRFVDTLSSQGSIRVGYFKEQAAYAEKQDLANQKHYGYEVDYIHKAPLREWFGVNLAGESGLYVDGAWMNDVDYLNLQKSDQTQNVTSNQVMSRINAYYNGEDHYVGAYFKHYQYLDLANNDRTIQTIPTLHYHRYLQTFLEDHLLINGEATATHYYRPDGKRAIQGDFSVPVVLQTALLDEYLDASYTMNASSRVISFYGNPYSDDTNRYEQGLYAQLDHTFALSSTLVRPYESYVHAITPSVSYTAAGSRRYSGYYETFHSSQECIPGNTNPACEYYTLNEPSDTLSLGLNNYLFEDGKQILADRLSQNFRFDEAGSYYGELQNELEWQITEAVSFYNQTSYHHDRNRITKEQNSLRYNNGVVSAGINHYYTDQLLNNQTVYSSYWTADAAYQYNRNYRIFGSVAYDYREDLMKTSEIGFLYSRRCLDFGLRLVQNRRPILTNASANDSVNDSYIFITIVLKPVGGSEFNYKLSGN is encoded by the coding sequence ATGCGTAACTTCGGCTGGATCAGTTTGGTCGCATCGACCCTCTTATTGGGATCCGACCGGGTAGAACTCGTAGGAACCCATGCCGACATGAACGGTTCGACGGCGTATGCGGGTGGAAATCCCGTGATGCTCTATCAAGACCAGATCATGAGCGCCGAGGAGATGGTTTACGACAAAAATACCACCGTTGTCGAAGCGAAGGGCTCGGTGAACGTTTTCAAGGCGAACCAGTACCACATCATCAGCGACTACGCCCGCTATAACCTGACGACCGACAAGCGCTATTCAAAACCCTATTACATGCTCGACCAGGCGAGCGGCAACTGGCTGAGCACCGAAGAGGCCGAAGCGTGCGAGAACGAAATCGACCTCTCCAGCGGAGCCGTCTCGGGATGTGAATCGACCGACCCGCTCTGGAAAATCCGCTTCAGCAGCGCCAATTACGACACCGAGGCGATGTGGCTCAACCTCTTTAACGCCCGTCTCGTCATCAACGACGTCCCCGTTTTTTATCTCCCTTATTTCGGATATCCGACCGACCGGACCCGCCGCAGCGGTCTGCTTATCCCCAGTTTCGGATGGTCGAACTCCGAGGGTTTTTATTATCAGCAACCGATCTACCTGGCCCCCCACAACTGGTGGGACCTTGAGCTGCGACCCCAGATCCGTACCTCCCGAGGGGAGGGGATGTATGCCGATTTCCGCTTCGTCGATACCCTCTCGTCGCAGGGCTCCATCCGCGTCGGATATTTCAAAGAACAAGCCGCTTACGCCGAAAAGCAGGACCTTGCAAACCAAAAACATTACGGGTATGAAGTCGATTACATCCACAAAGCTCCGTTGCGTGAATGGTTCGGGGTCAATCTGGCCGGCGAATCGGGATTGTACGTCGACGGGGCCTGGATGAACGACGTCGATTATCTGAACCTCCAAAAGTCGGATCAGACGCAAAACGTCACCTCCAACCAGGTTATGTCACGCATCAACGCCTACTATAACGGCGAAGACCATTACGTCGGTGCTTATTTCAAGCATTACCAATACCTGGATCTAGCCAATAACGACCGAACCATCCAAACGATTCCGACGCTCCACTATCACCGGTATCTTCAGACCTTTTTGGAAGATCATCTTCTCATCAACGGGGAAGCGACCGCAACCCATTATTACCGCCCCGACGGAAAACGCGCAATTCAGGGCGATTTCAGTGTTCCGGTCGTATTGCAGACGGCGTTGCTTGATGAATACCTCGACGCCAGTTACACGATGAACGCTTCATCAAGGGTGATCAGTTTTTACGGCAATCCCTACAGCGACGATACCAACCGTTACGAGCAGGGCCTTTACGCGCAGCTGGACCACACCTTCGCCCTCTCCTCGACGCTGGTGCGCCCGTATGAATCGTACGTCCACGCGATTACCCCGAGCGTGAGCTATACTGCCGCCGGAAGCCGCCGTTACAGCGGCTATTACGAAACGTTTCATTCCAGCCAGGAATGTATTCCGGGGAATACAAACCCCGCATGCGAATACTATACCCTCAACGAACCCAGCGATACTCTCTCGCTGGGGCTGAACAACTATCTCTTCGAAGACGGCAAACAGATCCTTGCCGACCGGTTGTCGCAGAATTTCCGTTTCGACGAAGCGGGCAGCTATTACGGGGAGCTGCAAAACGAGCTGGAATGGCAGATTACCGAGGCGGTTTCGTTTTACAACCAGACCTCCTACCACCACGACCGCAACCGCATCACCAAAGAGCAAAATTCACTGCGCTATAATAACGGGGTTGTAAGCGCGGGGATCAACCATTATTACACCGACCAGCTTCTGAATAACCAGACGGTCTATTCGAGCTACTGGACGGCCGATGCGGCGTACCAGTACAACCGCAACTACCGAATATTCGGATCGGTCGCCTACGACTACCGTGAGGATTTGATGAAAACGAGCGAAATCGGATTCCTCTACTCGCGGCGTTGTCTCGATTTCGGTTTGCGACTGGTACAGAACCGCCGACCGATTCTCACCAACGCGAGTGCGAACGATTCGGTCAATGATTCGTATATCTTTATCACGATCGTCCTCAAACCGGTCGGGGGGTCTGAGTTCAATTACAAACTCAGCGGCAACTAA
- a CDS encoding MlaD family protein, whose protein sequence is MKLEAKIGLFVLMALGALLFLSTQVTSFGTWGGETYPANAYVDDASGIEEHTHVLMNGVKIGEISDIAIEGKRVRLELAIDEGVKIPLDSSVIVAQESLLGTKVLNIVVGDSPQMLASGGTLPQAKRYASFDQTSDSVNAAARELELLMRDFRQTLDDEHRKAIQEAIIAFRNVGVNLDGVIVENREDLHAAIANFRAMSAGFAQSADTVNKDLPEIMARINSLTTRMDNISGALEHKLPEAVDKFVKIEDNVSDILSENRSSLKTALTSAGDFFKSGEQAFAKVDSMLSNFTTSELQVAMHTDYMMRDQYGKVYLGVNYLPNPETYYMFDLISTDDYSQYTTNPPGKHKESELYYSLQYGKRFDNLLLRFGAIESTGGIGFDYFMNHDRLKFSAEAFDFNAVNDVRSERAHLKAQLRYQMLKHLELYGGWDNFLNPQSQNLFLGLGLRFIDNDIKYTFGAASMAR, encoded by the coding sequence ATGAAACTGGAAGCTAAAATCGGTCTTTTCGTTCTGATGGCGTTGGGGGCATTGTTATTCCTCTCGACGCAGGTGACGTCGTTTGGTACCTGGGGCGGTGAAACTTATCCGGCCAACGCGTATGTCGATGACGCATCGGGCATCGAGGAGCATACGCACGTTCTGATGAACGGGGTCAAAATCGGTGAAATCAGCGACATAGCGATCGAAGGAAAGCGGGTCCGTCTCGAACTGGCCATCGACGAAGGGGTCAAAATTCCGCTCGACTCCTCAGTCATCGTCGCACAGGAGTCGTTGCTGGGGACGAAAGTGCTCAATATCGTCGTCGGTGATTCACCGCAGATGCTTGCAAGCGGGGGCACTCTGCCGCAGGCAAAACGTTATGCCTCGTTCGATCAGACCAGCGACTCGGTCAACGCCGCCGCCCGCGAGCTCGAACTGCTGATGCGTGATTTTCGCCAAACGCTGGATGATGAACACCGCAAAGCGATCCAGGAAGCGATCATCGCTTTTCGAAACGTCGGGGTCAACCTAGATGGCGTCATCGTCGAAAACCGCGAAGACCTGCACGCCGCGATCGCCAATTTCAGGGCGATGAGCGCCGGATTCGCCCAAAGCGCCGATACGGTAAACAAAGACCTGCCCGAAATCATGGCCCGGATCAATTCGCTGACGACGCGGATGGACAACATCAGCGGCGCGCTCGAGCACAAACTCCCCGAAGCGGTCGATAAATTCGTCAAAATCGAAGACAACGTCAGCGACATCCTGAGCGAAAACCGCTCGTCGCTCAAAACGGCTCTCACCTCCGCGGGGGACTTCTTCAAAAGCGGGGAGCAGGCGTTCGCGAAAGTCGATTCGATGCTCTCGAACTTTACGACCAGCGAGCTGCAGGTGGCGATGCATACCGATTACATGATGCGCGATCAGTACGGCAAGGTTTATCTGGGGGTAAACTACCTTCCCAATCCCGAAACGTACTACATGTTTGACCTGATCAGCACCGACGATTACTCGCAATACACGACAAACCCCCCGGGCAAACACAAAGAGAGCGAACTCTATTATTCGCTCCAGTACGGGAAACGTTTCGACAATCTCCTGCTCCGTTTCGGGGCGATCGAATCGACCGGGGGGATCGGGTTTGACTATTTTATGAACCACGACCGCCTGAAGTTTTCGGCCGAAGCGTTCGATTTCAATGCCGTCAACGACGTCCGCTCCGAGCGGGCGCATCTCAAAGCGCAATTGCGCTACCAGATGCTCAAGCATCTTGAACTCTACGGCGGATGGGACAATTTCCTCAACCCGCAATCGCAGAACCTCTTCCTGGGGCTTGGATTGCGCTTTATCGACAACGACATCAAATATACGTTCGGTGCCGCATCGATGGCACGGTAA
- a CDS encoding phosphoribosyltransferase, with protein sequence MQQIKFKNRSDAAVQLKEVLPLDRMKNEGWSLVAVSAGGLVIADALNTRLKLPIDYLLSASITAPQNGECELARVSETEEIVILQPLLEAFDIQVDYIYGEATRKHEEKILSAIYRYRKGEHFESMKGKTVLLIDEGSETGLKLMCAIKTAFSQKAKAVYVAAPVIPSEVVEALDPIVDAVFCVHEIDDYVDTQCYYQEFDPVEEETIETILEKRDEL encoded by the coding sequence ATGCAGCAGATCAAGTTTAAAAACCGTTCCGACGCGGCGGTCCAGCTCAAAGAGGTGCTGCCGCTTGATCGGATGAAAAACGAAGGATGGAGTCTTGTCGCGGTCTCTGCGGGGGGGCTTGTCATTGCCGACGCCCTCAATACCCGCCTGAAACTTCCCATCGACTATCTTCTCTCGGCATCGATCACCGCTCCCCAAAACGGCGAATGCGAACTCGCGCGGGTGAGCGAAACCGAAGAGATCGTAATCCTGCAGCCCCTGCTCGAAGCGTTTGATATCCAGGTGGATTATATCTACGGCGAAGCGACGCGCAAACACGAAGAGAAAATCCTCAGTGCGATCTACCGATACCGTAAAGGGGAACATTTCGAGTCGATGAAAGGAAAAACGGTCCTGCTCATCGACGAGGGGAGCGAAACGGGACTCAAACTGATGTGCGCGATCAAAACCGCGTTTTCGCAAAAGGCCAAGGCGGTATATGTCGCCGCACCGGTGATCCCCTCGGAGGTGGTCGAAGCGCTCGACCCGATCGTGGACGCCGTTTTCTGCGTCCATGAGATTGACGATTACGTCGATACGCAATGCTATTATCAGGAATTCGACCCCGTCGAGGAAGAGACGATAGAGACAATTTTGGAGAAAAGAGATGAACTATAA
- a CDS encoding polyribonucleotide nucleotidyltransferase — MNYNVELELTNKTESYAFGQVAKQANGAAWLKCGNTVILATVVVDETDFVDEDFLPLTVQYIEKSYAAGKFPGGFIKRETKPSDFETLTSRIVDRSLRPLFPKGFANPIQITVMVLSADNDADLQVLALNAASAALYVSDIDIFTSVTAVRAAKIDGEIVFNPTREEMENSTLDLYLAGSRDDMLMIEMQSIGSDEVEVLDALMIDPIIDSAGMAQTMPVRRSNAMSEDELITVLERAQEELKKANTSYESAFKPFAAEPFELQCVISEINAEMAEYVRATHTDDLKKGINQMAKTERSTALRTIRKNIMKEKPEWDEHELKKAIESVKRSMVRAQILDERVRADGRGLAEVRPISIETNVLPGAHASALFTRGQTQALVVLTLGGAKDAQMFENLTDKGTQNETFMVHYNFPGFSVGEPSPIGAPRRRELGHGNLAKRALEGSCVQNGQTVRLVSEILESNGSSSMATVCGGYMALRAGDLEMADPIAGVAMGMVSEGEKYAILTDIMGLEDHDGDLDFKVAGSKEGITAMQMDIKLGGIRLDVLREALFQAKEARSHIIDIMLASEAKIELNEGTLPSTDLFHVDPGSIADIIGQAGKTIREIIERFDVTIDIDKKKGAVKLTGKNREGLRGARDHIEGIASGAVQPEKVEYKLGDVVTGKVKKIVDFGAFVELPGGVDGLIHISRLSEGHVSRVSDVVKEGDEITVEIVEFKGNKIGLGRAK, encoded by the coding sequence ATGAACTATAACGTAGAACTGGAACTGACGAACAAAACCGAATCATACGCATTCGGACAGGTAGCCAAGCAGGCAAACGGGGCCGCGTGGCTCAAATGCGGGAACACGGTGATCCTTGCGACCGTCGTCGTGGACGAAACCGATTTCGTGGACGAGGACTTTTTGCCGCTGACGGTGCAGTACATCGAAAAGAGTTACGCGGCCGGGAAATTTCCCGGCGGATTCATCAAACGAGAAACTAAACCCAGCGATTTTGAGACGCTGACGTCGCGGATCGTCGACCGTTCGCTCCGTCCGCTTTTTCCCAAAGGATTCGCCAACCCGATCCAGATCACGGTGATGGTTCTTAGTGCCGACAACGATGCCGATTTGCAGGTGCTTGCGCTGAATGCGGCGTCTGCGGCACTCTACGTATCGGACATCGACATCTTTACGTCGGTGACCGCGGTGCGGGCCGCCAAAATCGACGGCGAGATCGTGTTCAATCCGACGCGTGAAGAGATGGAGAACAGCACCCTGGATCTCTACCTCGCCGGAAGCCGGGATGATATGCTGATGATCGAGATGCAAAGCATCGGAAGCGATGAAGTTGAGGTTCTCGACGCGCTGATGATCGATCCGATCATCGATTCGGCGGGAATGGCGCAGACGATGCCGGTGCGCCGTTCGAATGCGATGAGCGAAGATGAACTCATCACCGTTTTGGAGCGTGCCCAAGAGGAACTGAAAAAAGCGAACACGTCGTATGAATCGGCGTTCAAGCCTTTTGCGGCCGAACCGTTCGAGTTGCAGTGCGTCATCAGCGAAATCAACGCCGAAATGGCAGAGTACGTCCGCGCCACCCATACCGATGACCTGAAAAAAGGGATCAACCAGATGGCCAAAACGGAGCGGAGCACCGCGCTGCGCACGATCCGTAAAAATATCATGAAAGAGAAGCCCGAGTGGGACGAACACGAACTGAAAAAGGCGATCGAGTCGGTCAAACGCTCAATGGTACGCGCGCAGATTCTGGATGAACGCGTCCGCGCCGACGGACGCGGGCTTGCCGAAGTTCGCCCCATCAGCATCGAAACGAATGTTCTCCCCGGAGCCCACGCTTCGGCACTCTTTACCAGAGGACAGACCCAGGCGCTCGTCGTCTTGACGCTCGGCGGCGCCAAAGACGCGCAGATGTTTGAAAACCTCACCGATAAAGGGACGCAGAACGAAACGTTCATGGTCCACTACAACTTCCCCGGATTCAGCGTCGGAGAACCTTCGCCGATCGGAGCCCCTCGCCGCCGGGAACTCGGGCACGGAAATCTCGCCAAACGGGCACTCGAGGGCTCCTGTGTCCAAAACGGCCAGACGGTGCGCCTCGTATCCGAAATCCTTGAGTCAAACGGTTCGTCATCGATGGCGACGGTGTGCGGCGGCTACATGGCACTTCGTGCGGGAGATCTGGAGATGGCCGATCCGATCGCGGGGGTCGCGATGGGAATGGTTTCAGAAGGGGAGAAATATGCGATTCTCACCGACATTATGGGCCTTGAAGACCATGACGGCGACCTTGATTTCAAAGTGGCGGGTTCCAAAGAGGGGATCACGGCGATGCAGATGGACATCAAACTCGGAGGGATACGTCTGGACGTCCTGCGCGAGGCGCTCTTTCAGGCTAAAGAGGCCCGTAGTCATATCATCGACATCATGTTGGCTTCCGAAGCGAAAATCGAGCTGAATGAAGGGACGCTCCCGAGTACCGACTTGTTCCATGTCGATCCGGGTTCGATCGCCGATATCATCGGTCAGGCAGGCAAAACGATCCGCGAGATCATCGAGCGCTTCGACGTCACGATCGATATCGACAAGAAAAAAGGTGCGGTGAAGCTGACCGGGAAAAACCGCGAAGGGCTGCGAGGAGCGCGCGATCACATCGAAGGGATCGCCAGCGGCGCGGTACAACCCGAAAAGGTGGAATATAAACTCGGTGACGTCGTCACCGGAAAAGTGAAAAAAATCGTCGATTTCGGGGCGTTTGTCGAATTACCCGGCGGTGTCGACGGGCTGATCCACATCTCACGCCTCTCTGAGGGGCACGTATCGCGGGTGAGCGACGTGGTCAAAGAGGGGGACGAGATCACGGTCGAAATCGTCGAATTCAAAGGAAACAAAATCGGGCTTGGGCGGGCTAAGTAA
- a CDS encoding F0F1 ATP synthase subunit C, which translates to MKKVLFLMIALAAAAFGAEEAVVNETLKAYSMIAAGVGLGLAALGGAIGMGSTAAATIAGTARNPGLGGKLMTTMFIALAMIEAQVIYTLVIALIALYANPYLG; encoded by the coding sequence ATGAAAAAAGTTCTTTTTCTTATGATCGCTCTTGCCGCTGCAGCATTCGGTGCTGAAGAAGCAGTAGTGAACGAAACGCTTAAAGCATACTCGATGATCGCTGCGGGTGTCGGCCTTGGTCTGGCTGCACTCGGTGGTGCCATCGGTATGGGTAGCACTGCTGCCGCAACAATCGCCGGTACAGCTCGTAACCCTGGCCTCGGCGGCAAACTGATGACAACTATGTTCATCGCTCTTGCGATGATCGAAGCTCAGGTTATCTATACCCTGGTCATCGCTCTTATCGCTCTTTACGCGAACCCATACCTCGGGTAA